The Vigna unguiculata cultivar IT97K-499-35 chromosome 11, ASM411807v1, whole genome shotgun sequence genomic sequence CTGTTTCCTCTAAATAtaccttattttttttatttttattcaaaataattgattttctgTTCTTACTTTATATTCGGAAATCATTTTTCAGAAagttaagaatataaatattatttgaaaaatatttcccaAAATGCTAAAAAGCAAGATATGTTCTCGAACTAGTAATATAAAAGATGAAATATCTATATGAAAGTGGTTTTTGAAACACCTTTTacattctaaataaataaatagtttctaaatatttgttttaattttcaagttctagaatatatttttttaaatataaaaaatttatttcaaatattatttcttgAAATAACTTTTTCTCTTATAAAATTAGTACTTTTTGAAATATGTTCCAATGTTAACATTTTGAAGAGTAACTCTAGTTGTATGTTATAACacggaaataaataaaaaaagtatttcacAAAATACTTCTAAAAAAGTAGATAAAGTATTTTTGAAAAGcaatcttttaaatattcttaTCATTTCACATACTCAAGTACATTTAAGaacatattttcttcttttaacaTTTTACAGTATACTCTTTTTAGGTGTCTGGTTTTCTTatcatttcaaagaaaaataaggatagtgtattcttttaaataaaagcattcattaaacagaaaaaaaaatagatgtaTATAATAAAAGTCTTGGTTTATCTTTTTCTCAAATGCTTTGATTTTCTTGAAtggtttgaaaattttaaacctCAAGAAAAGCACCTCACTCTTATAGGCATCCATCAGAACTGCAATGTGCTTCTTTTCAAATCTATTTTAACTTCAATTTTGTTATCTGATTGAGATTGCTTCTGGAttgacaattttaatattttctattttattactttcaagTAGTTTGTGAGATTTATTGatttgtattttaatatctttactTCAATCATTTCCCAATGATATTAGTTTcttatactaaattttaattaattaggcatctaaaatgaaatcaaatttatttttaaaactaatttggGCACGATTAACAGGGTATGATTCACCAAgactatatttattatatttaattaatggtCATTTCCCCTTAGTCAAATGGATTATTATAATTGAACATcataaaaaaagagtaaaaaatttCCGCATATTTCAAAAGTAAGATAagatttaatgttttttttttttgctttcttaTCAACAATGCAAAAGAGTAGGTATTCAAATTGGAGGTATGGAATTTTGACCAAAaactactttaatttttaaatattctaaatcaatttctaaaattgatttgcACATATAAAAGATTGTTTAACTTCTCGAAAGAATTATTGGCGTTGATGTTCGTGTCAAAAAGCATGCGTTAAAACAAACTTTATACATGTCAAATATAATACAGATTAATGAAATCATGAAAAGTTTTAATAGGCAGCAACAATGTTTATCTTATTGACCAAGTTTTTGTagtaaaatatgataataacaaCTATTATAGCACAAACATATCAGACACTGAAAACACATACGATCAAAGATAACAagtgataaatataaaagaaacattcacgaaataaaaaacaaaaaagtcaaCATTGTCAGGGAggtattttttgaaaatgaaatccttgatattaaatatatacactatacaattgaaatattttaactaaataaaaaaataattattagttaataaaaaaagacaCTGTATTCATAATATAACTCTACCTGtgcaaaataaatgaaaaatataaaacataatatttcaaaCTTTATCATGAACCGATTACCCTAACtaaatcaattcaaatttattatatttaaatttaaattggcagaaaaattattaactgAATTAAGCATatgtaatttcattttaaagtcAAATGAATCCAAGTTATAAACACCACAAGTATCACTAATTATTAAATGATTAATATTTGCGGAAACAAAAGTACAACGGAAATTTAATGATTCGAcactaataactttaattttagaagttTACTTAGACATTAATTTTGGaatatgtataattaagagAATGTTTGAATTAAACCTATCtattaacaaaaaatcaaatacgTAATCCATTCTTGTAGAAGAACCCAAAAAGATTGAGTTTTccgataaatatataaatatatatttatatttgctTCGGCTTAAAGTAATCCGCGATGCTGAAGAGCTACAATTACTGTAATATAATAATGCATAAAAGACAAATGTATCAAATCTCAAAATTTCCCAATACAAGCAAAATACTAAGAATTCATACTAACAAATACCAAAACTGATGTGACAAAAAACCTAATAGAAGGTGAAGAAAACAAATACTAATTCAGTATCTGCAAGAAAGACTCAGGCCACTCTAGTCTTCATCGTTAAACTTGGTCTTTTTCCCTGCATAATCATAAATCACATAAAACTAGTGAATCATCCGTGCAGCAGTAAAACAGTTTTATGCAGCAATTGCACATGACAACTAAAACAAGGTAAATCCTAATAAAAAACTATACCTGTGCCTTCCgccatggatctatttggtggTCCACGACCTCTTCCACCACCGCCTCTTCCACCAAatctaccaccaccaccaccgcctcTTCCACCTCCACCAAATCggccaccaccactaccaccaaaACGTCCACCACCACTGCCGCCAAACCTACCGCCACTGCCACCTCTTCCACCAAACCTACCACCACCACCTCTTCCACCACCGCCTCTTCCACCTCCACCGGATCCTTGATTATCCCTAGGCTTGGCTTCATCCACTGAGAGGGTATAACCTCCAAGTTCACTTTCATGGAGTTCTAGAGCTTTGCCAAAGCTATCAGCATCACCAAAGTCCATGTAAGCAAACCTGTAAATATTACAAATGTCAAATTGTAGGTAAAAGAACAATCCTGACAATCATTTATGCATGACTAAAATGGAAGGAAAAAATGCAATTAAGTCAAGCTACCAAATCACATAATAGTGAAACAACAGGACGAGAATAGAAAATAGAAGACACAGATAACATACCCCTTGACAGCACCAGTGTCGTAATCTTTCGGAATTGATACCCTTGTAATCTCTCCACAAGAACCAAAATGTTCTTCCAAACTAGCCCTTATCTAAAATAAAGCCAAAATATTATACACACCTATAATAGCAATAAATTATAGCCAACGGGTACTGAATTAGATATATTACCTCATCTTCCCCAAGTGATTTATCAAAACCCCTAACAAATAGTGTTTGAGACTGGCCTCTTCCACTTCTCTGGGATGAGTCTTTCCAATTGCTACAGTAATGGAAATAAGAAAATCGGTTAAGTGATGTTGACGATGATgcttacaaaaaaataatataaaacaccaATTACCTGCTATTGGGAGTAAAAGCACCCTTGTCCCGGACCCTGGCTGAATCCAGACGCAGGGGACGATTCAATAATTCTTCTCCATTCAACTCAAGAgcctaataataaataatgaagaGATTCTcaactaaataatattaatacgcATATACTCAATTCAGAACACACATAATAGCCAAAAAGGAAAAACTACTGATAGATAATACCACACAACATAGAAAATAGCCCCTTCAATGCTAATAATCTCTAATAGCTTTTACTTTCTTAAACGAGAAAAATAACAGGACAAATCcttaaaactttaaaagttcACCAAAGAACAGAATTAAAAAAttcttgtaataaaaaatttacaagaattAAATGTATATAGATCATAAGGTATCAGAAACTCACCTTCTGCGCAGCTTCAACTGTTGCAAACTCAACATGACCAAATCCTTTAAAATTACCCTCCGGATCTGTAGCAAGACGAACATCAACAACTTCTCCACAATCCTGGAAGAAATTTTCCCTGCACAAATACCAAACATCAAATTAGtagttaaataagttaaaaaggcAAGAATAGGTAAGAACAAATATTGAATGAGAAAGAGCACATACACATCAGCTCGGGTAACACTGTACGCCAGGTTCCCCACAAAAAGAGTATTTGAGCCGCTCTCTGCATTTGGTGTAATTGGAGTATTGGGCTGCAAAATTGCCACATAAAACATCACACAACTGGCATTCAAAGCAAGAAAGAATACAAAAGAAGATTAAGTTTAAATACAGTTTTCTTTCCGGATGAAGCAGCATCTACCATCTCAACATCCCTAGCCTGTTTTGCAAGAATaaagtaaatattagaatagcATCAAAAAAAGATCGAACAAATTAACCGTAAAAACATAACATAAGAAAAAGAATTGTCGCTGCTTACTCTTTTTTGCGGAGTTTTGGAGGGTTCCTCCTCACTTTCTTCCTCACTATCATCATCTGAACTGTCACTACTTTCTTTGACTTTTTTCACAGCCTTctaagaaaaagggaaaaaattaaaccttacttttaaacaaataagaatgcaaacaacattaaaatataaaagtaccAAACCAGAACAATTCTACTAAACCAATAATAGGCCAAAAGGGAGTTTGTACCTTCTTCTGAGGCTTTTCACTTTCATCAGAACTATCATCCTCGTCTATATCCATCTTCTTTCCCTGCGGATAGCAACAATTCAATGAATTCAAATTGACAAGTGATCACCAAATACAGAAAAAGCTTCATTCGAGGGGAATATGCATAAAATACAACCAAAATTGAAccaaccttttcctcttcagAATCACTTTCAGAAGACTCCTgcaaaagttatataaatttcaCCAAAATGTcagaaaagttaaatttattaaaaaactataaaaccAAAACAATGGAAAagaagaattaaataaaatacctcTTCTGAATCACTAGTTTTTGAGGTCTTAACAGGCTGCTTAGACACAGGCACTGACTTGACATTGGAAACCTTTTTGGTAGCCTCCTTCTAGAAACACAAACATTGGAATTGTTTAAGGTTGACAAAACCAGCTTATCATTGACTTGAAGAGCATGAACCAAAAACACTATTCAAAGatgataaaattggaaaatttacATCGTCTTCATCAGAGCTGCTATCATCAGAATCAGAGCTATCAACTTTCTTCTTTGGCACAGCAGAAGGCTTTGACACAGCAGTTGCAGAGGGCTTGACATCCTATGTATTTACAATTATAAGAACAGACATAACGCCTAAAAACAATTTACATGAACAAAACAGGTTCGATTTCCACTCACAACCAATAACCGACAACTTACATCATCTTCATCAGAGTCTTCACTTGAATCATCATCTGAGCTTTCCACTTTCTTAGCGGGAGCAACTGATGAGGCAGGCGGCTTTGTAGTTGCagatgttttctttttctaatattatcAACCAAATAAACCCAAGGACAAAAGCAGAAAATTATTGCACAATGTTCCCACATATAATGGAGAAATAAAGATTGTCTCAATAGAAACACACTGAACAATCTACTAGATATAATTTCTTATTTCAATTCCagataaaatatagaaaattttggTGTTAGTATAAAACTTACATCGTCCTCATCAGAGCTGCTATCAGAGTCAGAACCTCCACTAGGCTGAGTCTTCTTGTTAGAAGACGCTATATTCTTCCCTGCAGCAGGGACCACCTTGGTTTTTGGAACCTTAGAACAATATCAAAAAAACAAGAATGGTGAATATttcaacaaacaaataaattgatttGGCTTCCACCAGTTGAGATATGATGAAATGTATTACTCACATCATCCTCGTCAGAGGACTCCTCAGATGAATCAGAAGAGCTTGCAGCTGCAGCTGGCTTGCCTTTCTTTGCAGCGGCAGTTACAGAGCCATTCTTGGCAGCTGGTTTCTGaaaccaaaaaagaaagaaaaagtaatgaCAAAGCCGACAACAATACCAATGAGTGATAATTCAACTAACGTAAAATTTAAgcaattttagtaatttaatcataaataccTCATCTTCAGAGGAGTCATCTTCAGAAGACTCCGAGTTGCTAACTGGCTTGCCTTTCTTTGCTGGGGCACCATTTTTAGCAGGAGCCTTTTGTGAAGGCACGACAGCTTTTGGTACAGGCTTCTGattgaagaaaaatagaaacacAATGAAGGAATAGATACAAGAAAGTATGACTATGTTGACAGGAAGTacaaatttcatttataaattcaaCAATAAATAATCAGGTTTAATACCTCCTCCTCAGACTCTGAAGAAGAATCATCTGAGCTACTCTCCTTTTTATTGGGCAGTGGTGCAGCTTTCTTTTGTTTCGCGGCTGCCACTTTCTGTGGCTTCTTTGCACTCACTTCGTCCTCATCAGAAGAGTCATCTTCAGATGATTCAGAAGAACTGGAAGCTGGTTTTCCTTTCTTTGCAGGGGCTTTTACAGCACCATTATTAGCAGGGGTCTTCTTTGGAAGAGCAGCAGGTTTAGCAGCAGGTTTCTTGtacaaaaaacaataaaaaatagttagagaCGATAAAGATGACATGAAATTTAGACCTTGTAATCCATTAAACCATAAATAAGACTTGTGCAATACCTCATCTTCAGAAGAAGAATCGTCAGAACTGCTCTCCTTCTTTTGCACCTTTGCTTCCTTCTTTTGCTTCTGCACAACCTCTTCTATCTTCTGTTTTTTTGCAATCGCTTTCTCACTTTCTTCTTCAGCTTGTCGCTTGCCAcctgaaagagaaaaatagttcaagaaaaagaacaactaaaaaacaaaatatcaagaTGAAGTTCCAAACCCGAAGTGACAGTGTTTGTGTGGTATGTTAACTAGTTCTCAACAAATACTTGGTACAGATTCTCACTTAAAAGCACAAGACAAACAAGACCAACGAAAAAGTTAATCATCTCAGTTCAAACTTGAATTATATTCCACAAAATGACAACCATGAGTTACAAAATCAACCAAACTTATTCATTCGTTTCAAACTGAATTTCAAAACAACATTGGTTTTAACCAATACAAGACAGACCCGAACCAAACCTAAAAACAAGCCATTAAGTAAAACTgatcaacaaaaatataatatagataACATGATGTATAAACAAATAACATAAGGACACcgaacaaaatacaaaaaacacaTCAGACAAAGCTCAAACAAAAGTAGAGAACTATATGGTACCCTTCTTCGCGGATTTGGATGGCGGAACAGCAGCTGGAGCGGCGTCAACCTTCAAGAAACCAAAACaacatcaaaaaataaaacaaagagaAGTTAGCTCAGAAAAAATAGGTAAACAGAAAAACGTCGaacgaaaaataaaattcatataaagaTTGAAACAAAGCACAAACCTTGACAGCTGATTTCTTGCTAGACTTGCccatttcagattagaggaacgTGAAAAGCAGGGTGGCGCCGGTTAGGAGGAAGAAAATGCGAAAGAAGAAAGAGGCTCTGCAAAACCCTACCGTTGCGAAGGATTAGGGTTTTGGGAACAACAGAGTGTGTCCGAGAGGATACAGCTGCTATATTTATATACTACGCGCCTCTCTTTGGTCaggggttagggttttgggccTTGCAACAATGTCACTGCGCGTTTTGTTGACTAACGCTTTCATGggcttagatttttttttctttccaaattaaattatatatgcagttaaaattgtaatagttttttttattaatctttgtaaaaaaaaactcaataaataaaaatttgtttataagaattaaatatttttaacatagtatttataatattactttttttattattcaaattatttataaaattaaatttcagtTAAATCTAAATGTATTGAAAATGATAAatcaaaaaatgtaaaaaaataagaaaaatatttagagaaacTCTATTCAAAAAAGGATGATTAagagtgttttttttatattataataactaaaaaaatttaaatcaagttagatatttttatatttctttatatattcaCAATGTTCCCTTCGAATAATGTTATAttcagatttttttaaaatgtatataaattatttacttaatagGCTTAAGTATATACCCCgcacaaataatattttagtttacaaaaattatatacaatttaatagaaaatttaatgcaggtgtttgaatatttttcttctcaCTTTTAAATTAACATCGACTTGAATCGTCTAATTTCTTGCtcgaattttattttcaaaataagtgtGCAATGTTGTGCAATGTTGTGTGggaatatatgaaataaaaaattacttttaagttataaaaaaacatatcaaaaattttatatctttatcaTAAACATatcatacaaaaattaactatttatatCTTTGTACTAACAAGTTaccttttcaaaaaattatatgttcaaatttaaaatcacattttttttattgcacACATAGGAGTTTTTGAGAAGGTATTTCGGCAAATCCATAACTAAGGATAATAgccatttttttaatgaaaaagttagaAAGAAACATGTAAgccttttttagttttaatatattatttactcAAACTTATTTATGTCATGTGATGATAATTCCTCAATTTTAATATgaagaagaatttgaaattaaacTTTCACATGTCAAATATGAGCTTTCCTTGTGTGGCGATGGATCATAATAACATAACAATATTGATCTCATACAACAAGAGATCATCAGGACTCAATGTTAAGTTCAAATTgttggtgaaaaaaaaaaggaataatatATGGTAGGATAACTTTTTACTCATTATACATTTGCAAATGTAGTCTCAATCAACCTCCATCACTATCTTTGCCTTACATTTTATAAGGTTTCACACGACTTACACAACGACTTAATGCAAATGGAAAGGCAAATCAGACGTTGAAGAGGGAGGTTCAATCTTTAAGACACTAGTTAGACAATTCCTCCATTTTCATGAGCACTCTCTCTGTAACACTGACACAAACACTAGGACTAGCAATAACACCAAGAtcaacaacaacagcaacaatAACTACATATTGACCAACATAATGACTAGGAGGATGAAGATGTGCATGATGCATCAACTTCCCTTGAATACAAAGATTAtcaaacatttataattattgCTAACATCCTCATGCAACCTTTTCAAAAATTCTAGTTTATATGAATTTGCAccattacactttttttttacacattacatttaaattatatcataaCTTTGACATATTTGTATtaagttattaaataaaatgtatgtTTGTAATATAAATGTTGTTTTGATTGTATACATGTTTCTTTGGTTGAAATGTAAAACCATAGTTGGCAGCAAAATAGCCTTAAATAATTGATGGACAATactaatgaaaatatttgttgataattGGTTATAATAACTTAGTGACAAAATATGTCTTTCAATAATAACTGACAAAATATTTTCGTTGTACAATTCAACACATAATTGTTCAGAATATTGACGGATATATCATTGATAAAGTTATTTTCTACCTTTTATTGGTGTTAAGTTTcgtgaataaaatcaacttctCCATACTCaagtttatgttatttttgtattgttttgtattttagttgc encodes the following:
- the LOC114169649 gene encoding nucleolin 1-like isoform X2, whose protein sequence is MGKSSKKSAVKVDAAPAAVPPSKSAKKGGKRQAEEESEKAIAKKQKIEEVVQKQKKEAKVQKKESSSDDSSSEDEKPAAKPAALPKKTPANNGAVKAPAKKGKPASSSSESSEDDSSDEDEVSAKKPQKVAAAKQKKAAPLPNKKESSSDDSSSESEEEKPVPKAVVPSQKAPAKNGAPAKKGKPVSNSESSEDDSSEDEKPAAKNGSVTAAAKKGKPAAAASSSDSSEESSDEDDVPKTKVVPAAGKNIASSNKKTQPSGGSDSDSSSDEDDKKKTSATTKPPASSVAPAKKVESSDDDSSEDSDEDDDVKPSATAVSKPSAVPKKKVDSSDSDDSSSDEDDKEATKKVSNVKSVPVSKQPVKTSKTSDSEEESSESDSEEEKGKKMDIDEDDSSDESEKPQKKAVKKVKESSDSSDDDSEEESEEEPSKTPQKRARDVEMVDAASSGKKTPNTPITPNAESGSNTLFVGNLAYSVTRADVENFFQDCGEVVDVRLATDPEGNFKGFGHVEFATVEAAQKALELNGEELLNRPLRLDSARVRDKGAFTPNSSNWKDSSQRSGRGQSQTLFVRGFDKSLGEDEIRASLEEHFGSCGEITRVSIPKDYDTGAVKGFAYMDFGDADSFGKALELHESELGGYTLSVDEAKPRDNQGSGGGGRGGGGRGGGGRFGGRGGSGGRFGGSGGGRFGGSGGGRFGGGGRGGGGGGRFGGRGGGGRGRGPPNRSMAEGTGKKTKFNDED
- the LOC114169649 gene encoding nucleolin 1-like isoform X1; this translates as MGKSSKKSAVKVDAAPAAVPPSKSAKKGGKRQAEEESEKAIAKKQKIEEVVQKQKKEAKVQKKESSSDDSSSEDEKPAAKPAALPKKTPANNGAVKAPAKKGKPASSSSESSEDDSSDEDEVSAKKPQKVAAAKQKKAAPLPNKKESSSDDSSSESEEEKPVPKAVVPSQKAPAKNGAPAKKGKPVSNSESSEDDSSEDEKPAAKNGSVTAAAKKGKPAAAASSSDSSEESSDEDDVPKTKVVPAAGKNIASSNKKTQPSGGSDSDSSSDEDDKKKTSATTKPPASSVAPAKKVESSDDDSSEDSDEDDDVKPSATAVSKPSAVPKKKVDSSDSDDSSSDEDDKEATKKVSNVKSVPVSKQPVKTSKTSDSEEESSESDSEEEKGKKMDIDEDDSSDESEKPQKKKAVKKVKESSDSSDDDSEEESEEEPSKTPQKRARDVEMVDAASSGKKTPNTPITPNAESGSNTLFVGNLAYSVTRADVENFFQDCGEVVDVRLATDPEGNFKGFGHVEFATVEAAQKALELNGEELLNRPLRLDSARVRDKGAFTPNSSNWKDSSQRSGRGQSQTLFVRGFDKSLGEDEIRASLEEHFGSCGEITRVSIPKDYDTGAVKGFAYMDFGDADSFGKALELHESELGGYTLSVDEAKPRDNQGSGGGGRGGGGRGGGGRFGGRGGSGGRFGGSGGGRFGGSGGGRFGGGGRGGGGGGRFGGRGGGGRGRGPPNRSMAEGTGKKTKFNDED